The region CGGCCTTCCTGTGGGACACCGGAAGGATCGATCCCGGCAATCGCGCGATGGAGGAGGCGCTCGCAAAATTCCCCGACGTCGCCGAGCTGCACGCGAGCTACGGCGAGCATCTGGCGATCCAGGGACGCTTCGAGACGGCCGCGCGGGAGCTCGAGCGCGCGCGCTCTCTCGGAGCCGGCTCCGCCGATCTCCTGATCGCGCTCGGGAACGCCCACTGGAGCGCCGGCGACCTCGACCGGGCGCGCGAGCGGCTCACCGAGGCGGCGGAAGCCGAGCCGCCGTCGTCGGCCGCGCAGCTCGCGCTCGGCCGGTTCCTGCTCTGGACGGGCCGCCCGGACGAAGCGGTCGTTCATCTCGAGAACGCCGCGCGCGACGAGCCCGAGGCCGAAAGCCGGCAGATGCTCCTCGGCCGCGCGCTCGCCGCCGCCGGCCGGCTCGCCGAGGCCGAATCCCGATTCCGCCGCGCGGCGGCGCTCTCGAAGTCTTCCGCCCCGCACGTGGCTCTCGCCCAGACTCTCGCGCGCGAGGGGAAGAAGGAGGACGCGCAGCGGGAGGCGGAGGTCGCGAAGCGTCTCTACGACGCCGAGCGCGCGGACGAGCTCGCCCGCGGATCGCACCACGTCCAGATGAATCTCGCCTGGGAGGAGCTCGAGCACGGCCAGCCCGCGCGGGCGCTCCGGCGATTCGAAGCGATGCCGGACGCCCCCGACGTCCTCGAAGGGCGGGGCGCCGCGCTCTCCCGTCTCGGACGGCACCGCGAGGCGATCCAGGTCCTCGAGCGCGCGAGCGCGGAGGATCCCGCCGACGCCCGGATCCGCGCGCGCCTGTCGCGCGAGTACGCCGAGAGAGGCCGCCGATGATCCTCGCGCTCGCGGCCCTCGCCGCCGCGGTTCCGGCCGCCGCGAGCCCCGCTCCCTCGGCTTCCGCGGGCTGCCCGATCACGCTGACCGACGTCGCCCGGAAATCGGGGATCGACTTCCGGCACGAGCGCGGAGCGACGCCGCAGCGGCGGCTCCCCGAGACGATGGGATCGGGCGTCGCGTGGCTCGACTACGACGCCGACGGATGGATGGACCTCTACGTCGTCCAGTCCGGCCCGTTTCCGCCGACGGGAAGCGCCGCGGCCGGCGACCGGCTGTATCGCAACAACCACGACGGGACGTTCACGGACGTCACGCAGAAGGCCGGCCTGCGCGACACGGCGTACGGCATGGGGGCGGCGGCGGCCGATTACGACAACGACGGCTTCCCGGATCTCTACGTCACCAATTTCGGCGCCAACATCCTCTACCACAACAACGGGGACGGGACGTTCACGGACGTCACGGCGCGGGCCGGCGTGGCCGCGTCCGGCTGGAGCACGAGCGCGGCGTGGGCGGACGTCGACGGCGACGGCTTCCTCGACCTCTTCGTCGCCCGCTACGTCGACTACTCGGTCGAGAAGGATTACTTCTGCGGAAACGTCGCCGCCGGCGTGCGCGACTATTGCCATCCGAGCGTCTATCCCCCCGCGTCGGGGATCCTGTATCGGAACAACGGAAACGGAACCTTCACGGACGTCACGAAGGAGGCGGGGGTGGGGGCGCCCGGCAAGGAGCTCGCCGTCGGCTTCCTCGACTTCGACCTCGACGGCAAGCCCGATCTCTTCGTCGCCAACGACACGGTGGGGAATTTCCTGTTCCACAATCTCGGGCACGGAAAGTTCGAGGACGTTTCGCTCACGTCCGGGACGGCCTTCAGCCTGGAAGGGAAGCCTCAGGGCGGAATGGGCGTCGGGGCGGCCGACTTCGACGGCGACGGACTTCCCGATCTCGTCGTCACCTACTTCGATTTCGAGCTGAACGGCTACTACCACAATCTCGGATCGGGCGTGTTCGAGGACCTCACGGTGCCCTCCGGTTTCGGCGGTCCGTCGCTCAACTTCCTCGCCTTCGGAATCGGCGTTCTCGACCTCGACGACCGCGGCGTCCTCGACGCCTACATCGCCAACGGCCATCTGCAGGATCCGACGAGGCGCGAGAACACGACCTACGCGGAACGGGACTTCCTGATGTGGAACGACGGCCACGGCCGGTTTCACGAGCAGGGATGCGGCCCGGCGTTCGACCAGGCGTTCGTCGGGCGCGGCGTCGCGGTCGCCGATTACGACAACGACGGCGATCCCGACGTCGCGGTCTCGAACTCGGGCGGACCGCTGCAGCTCCTTCGCAACGACGGGACGCACGGTCGCTGGGCCGGAGTCGTGCTCGTCGGGACGCGCTCGAACCGCCAGGGGATCGGCGCCCGTCTCACGGCCGAGCTGCCGAGCGGACGGAAACTGACGCGCTGGGTGCAGTCGGGGGACAGCTATCTGTCCTCGTCGGACCCGCGCGTGCTCTTCGGACTCGGCGGCGAGGCGTCGATCCGATCGCTGACGATCGACTGGCCCTCCGGCACCGTCCAGCGCGTCGGACCCGTCGCCGCCGGACAATACACGAAAATTACGGAACCCCGGACGCCCTGACGGCCGAGCGCCGGCCGCCGCCGCGCCGTTCGTCCTTCAGCCCGCGAGCTGCCGGAAGAATTCCGCGAGCCCTTTCGCGGAGCCGCGGCCGTTGAACGTCACCTCGATCGCCCCTTTCGCCGCGCCGCGCCCGAGAGGGCCGACCGTGATGCCGGGAGCGGGAGCCGCGGCTCTCGGGCGCCGCAGCGGCGCGATTCCCGCCTTCCGGCGGAGCCGGGAGAGCTCGGGAGCGAAGAGCTTGACGCCGAAGCGCTTCCGGATCGCGTCGATGATCTGCGAGCCGGTCATCTTTCCCGCGCGGAGCATCTTCTGCGCTTCGCGCTGCGCCGAGGCCCGGTCGATGCCGAGCTTGCGCCGCGCCTCCCGGATCGCCGGCAGCGGAACGTCCTTTCTCTTCAGGCGCCGGGCGGCCGCCTTCTTGAGCTGGCGCTCGTTCAGCGACTTGTCGGCCCGGAGCATGGTCACGAGCTGTGTCACAAGAGTCTTATCGGTCATATTCGCTCCCCGGACGGCAGGATAACAGAGCGGCAAGCGCGATGTGACAAGACCGGAGGAATCAGCTCGGACGCGACGGAATCACGGCGAGCACGAGCCCCGTCACCGCGACGCCCGCGGACTCCCAGCGCCACGACGGGGGGCGGAGGAGAAGGAACCCCGCGACGCCCGCCGCCACGAGCGCGAGCCCGATCTTTTTCATCAGCCGATCCTTCCGGAGCCCGGATCATTCACGGTCCCCGGCCGGTCAGGTGAATCCTGCCGGCCGCGCGGCACGGAGCGACGCGATGGACCCGAAGCGGCCGGTGGTACCCGCGAAATATCTTTCGTCGAGGCGAAGAAGGCCGCCGAAAGCGATGTCTCGGCATCGGCGAGGCGGGCTTCTGCAGCATTTCGCCGGAAAAGATCCGCGGGGACGCCGGAGGCGCTCATGGATGCGGGCTCTAACGTAGGATACGCGAAATGCCTCTCGAAAAGACGCTGCGGACGCGGGACCTCGTCCTGTTCAACGTGGCCGCGATCGTCGGAATGCGATGGGTCGCGCTCGCGGCGCATTCCGGTCCGTCGTCGATCGGGCTCTGGGTCCTCGCGGCGTTCGCCTTCTTCGTTCCGCAGGGGCTCTGCGTCACCGCGCTCTGTTCCGCGATCCCCGAGGAAGGCGGGCTCTACGTGTGGGCGAGGGAGGCGTTCGGGCCGCGGCAGGGTTTCGTCGCGGGCTGGCTCTACTGGACGTCGAACATCCTGTATTTCCCGACGCTCACGCTTTCGACGGTCGTCTTCGCGCTCTACGTGTTCAACCTCCGGTTCGCCGCCCTCGAGAACAGTCGCGCCTACACCGCGGGGGCGTCGCTCGTTCTTCTCGCGGTCGCGCTCGCCTTCAACATCGTCGGCCTGAACACGGGCAAGTGGGTCCAGAACGTCGGCGGCCTCGCGCAATGGATCCCGTCGGCGGTGCTCCTCGCGGTCGGAGTCGTCGCGCTCGCGACCGCCGGGTCGGCGACGCCGATTCCCGCGCGCTCGCTCTTTCCGTCGCTCGCGCGGAAGGACACGATCATCTTCTTCGCGCAGATCTGCTTCGGCTTCGCCGGGCTGGAGCTCGCCCCCATGATGGCCGGCGAGGTGCGCGATCCGAAGCGCACGTTCCCGCGCGCGATCTGGATCTCCGGCCTGACGATCGCCGCGTGCTACATCCTCGGCACCCTGTCGATGCTCTGGGCGCTCCCTTCCGAGAAGGTGTCGATCATCGCCGGCGTCAACCAGGCGATCGCGCAGGCGGGCGCCGCGCACGGTCTCCGGTGGATCGGACCTCCGGTCGCGCTGCTCATGACGCTCGCCGGACTGGGCGGCCTCGGCGCGTGGCTCGTCGGCACGGCGCGGCTCCTCTTCGTCGGCGGCCTCGACCGGTACCTTCCCCCCGTGTTCGGACGCACGCACCCGCGGTGGAAGACGCCCTACGTCGCGCTTCTCGTCCAGGCGGGGCTGTCGGCGCTCTTCATCCTCGCGGCGACGCAGGGGTCGACCGTCCACACGGCCTATCTCATCCTCGTCGACGCGACGCTCATCGTCTATTTCATTCCGTATCTCTACATGTTCGCCGCGGCGATCCGGCTCCGCCGCACGATCAGGAGCGCGGCGGGCGCGATCCCCGTCCCGGGAGGAGACGCCGGAAGCTGGGTCGTCAACGGCATCGGGTTCGCGACGACGCTCCTCGCGATCCTGCTCGCGCTCGTTCCGCCCTCGGACGAGGCGGGAAAGACCGCCTTCTTCCTGAAGGTCTTCGGCGGGTCCTTCGGATTCGTCGTGGCGGGATTCGTGTTCTACGCCTGGGCCGAACGCCGTCGGACCGCCGCGGGAGCGGGCCCCGGGACCGGGAGCGCGTGACGGCCCGCTCGCTGCCGACCTGAGCCTCCGCGAGCCCGGGCGGGCCGGACGGTGCGGAGAGCCTTCACGGTCGAGGAGGGCGCCGCGTCGAGCGGCGCGAAGCGTCCGCTTCGACCCGGCGGGTGGACCAACCCGACTCCCTGCCGTAGGCGACCGGCGGCCGGGGGGCTGCCGGTCGACTCTTGAGATAGATTCGGCGGCCGGAGGAACGCGATGTTTTCCGAATTCCGCAACGAACCCCTGACCGACTTCACCGCCGAGGCGAACCGCCGCGCGTTCGCGGACGCTCTCGAGCGGGTGCGCGGAAGACTTCCGCTCGAAGGCCGCCTCTTCGTGGGCGGCCGATGGACGTCCGGGGCGGCCACGTTCGAGTCCCGCAACCCGTCCCGCAAGGACGACGTGATCGGCCGCTTCGCGAAGGGCACGCGCGCCGACGCGCTTCGCGCGGTCGACGCCGCCTTCGACGCGTTCGCGGCGTGGAGGAACACGCCGTCCGACGACCGGAGCCGGCTCCTCGTCCGGATCGCCGCGATCCTCCGGAACCGCAAGCACGAGTTCTCCGCGATGATGTCGCTCGAGGCGGGGAAGACCTGGCCGGAAGCGGACGGCGACACCGCCGAGGCGATCGACTTCTGCGAGTTCTACGCGCGCGAAATGCACCGGCTCTCCGAGCCGCAGCCGCTCACCCCCGTTCCCGGCGAGCGCGGCACGCTCGAATTCCTCCCGCTCGGCGTCGGGGCGATCATTCCGCCCTGGAACTTCCCGCTCGCGATCCTCGCCGGAATGACGACCGCGGCGATCGTCTCCGGCAACACCGTGGTGCTGAAGCCGGCCTCCGACACCGCGGGGATCGCGACGATGTTCGTGGAGGCCGCGATCGAGGCGGGCGTTCCCGCGGGCGTCCTGAACTTCGTCACCGGCCCGGGGGCCGAGGTCGGAGACGCGCTCGTCGAATCGCCGAAGGTCCGGTTCATCGCGTTCACGGGATCCAAGACCGTCGGGCTGGAGATCAACGAGAAGGCGGCGAAGGTGCCGAAGGGGCAGATCTGGATCAAGCGGGCGATCCTGGAAATGGGCGGCAAGGACTTCATCCTCGTCGACGAGACCGCGGACCTCGACTCGGCCGCGGCCGGCGTCGTCGCCTCCGCCTTCGGTTTCCAGGGGCAGAAGTGCTCCGCCTGCTCCCGGCTGATCGTCGTCGATTCCGTGCACGATGAGCTCGTCGCGAAGGTCGTCGAGAAGACGAAGGCTTTGAAGCTCGGGCCGGCGGACGACCCCGCCTCGAGCGTCGGTCCCGTCATCAACGCCGGCGCCCAGCGGAAGATCCTCGAGTACGTGGAGGCCGGGAAGAAGGAAGGCAAGCTCCTCGCGGGCGGCGGCGCCGGCCCCGATTCGGGCTTCTACGTGCAGCCGACGGTCATCGACGACGTCTCGCGGGACGCGAAGATCGCCCGCGAGGAGATCTTCGGCCCGGTGCTCGCCATTCTCCGGGCCCGCGACTTCGACGAAGGCGTGGCCCTCGCCAACGACACGGAGTACGGCCTCACCGGAGCGCTCTACTCCCGCGACCCGGCACGGATCGCCCGCGGGAAACGGGATCTCTTCTGCGGAAATCTCTACGTGAACCGGAAATGCACCGGCGCGCTCGTCGGCGCGCATCCCTTCGGCGGCTTCAACATGTCGGGAACCGATTCGAAGGCGGGCGGCCGCGAATACCTCTATCTCTTCACCCAGGCCAAGGCGATCGCGGAGAAGATCTCCGAGACCGCCCCCGCGACGTCGGGCGAGAAGAGCAAGGGCTTCTAGCGGGCGAGGAGAACCGCCCGGCTCGCGAGGAGCCGGGCGGCAGGATTTCCCGGTCCGGGCCGGTTACTTGCCGGGCGGCGCCTCTCCCGTCGGAATCGGCGGGAGCTTCCGCTTCCCGAGCTCCGCGTTGATCGGATCGAGATCGCTCTTCGAAACGGCGTCGACTTCCTTCGCCACGTCCGCCAGCTCGCGGCGGAGCGCCTCGACCCGCTCCACCTGGTACGCGGCCGGCTTGCCTTCCCAGCTCATGAGCGCTCCGTAGACCTCGTCCAGGTGTTCGCGGATCCGCTCCTCGCCCGTGATCGCGCCCCCTTCCTTCGTCGCGACGATCTCCTTCTTGATCTCGTCGAGCCGGCCGGCCGCCGCGTCGAGCCTCTTCTTCAGGGCGTCGGTGTCCGGAAGCCCCTTCGCGGCCCGCAGGACCCCCGCGCGCGCCCCGTCGATCCGGTCGTTCAAGGCGCTCATCTCGCCGAACAGCGCATGCGCCTTCATCACGGCGTCGAACTGCTCTTTTCGCTCGGCCGGCCCGTACGGGGCGCGCCGGTCGACGGCGACTTCGAACTTCTGCTCGATCGTCTCGCCCCCCTTGGTCAGCCGTGCGGTGTACGTTCCGGGCGGCACCCGAGGTCCGAGAGACGAATTGAAGGCGAGTTGCGCCGCCCTCGGCACCCGCGGCGGAGGAACCTGCATCGACCAGAAGACGCGGTTGATGCCGCGCCGCTTGCTCGCGGCAATCGAGTCGATCACCTTCCCGTCCGCGTCGAGGATTTCGAGCTTGATCGGGCCGAAGAGGTGGCGGGTCCGCTGGTAGTAGGTGATCACGGCCCCGCCGGTCGGGTTCGGCCCGACGAACGTCGCGTCGCCTTCCACCCAGCCGCCGTTGGACGGCATTCGCTGCTGGACGACGCGCCCCGGGAGGAACGCCGCGTTCCTGCCGAGCGTGTCGGCGGCGAGGCTCCGCAGGGGCGTGATGTCGTCGACGATCCAGATCCCCCGCCCGTGCGTCGCGAGCACGAGGTCGTTGTCCCGCGGATGGATCTGGAGATCGCGCACCGCGACGTCCGGGAAGTCGCCTCCCTTGAACTGCGCCCACGTGGCGCCGCCGTCCACCGAGATCCAGAGACCGAACTCGGTCCCGAGGAAGAGGAGCGACGGCTTGACCGTGTCTTCCTTGATGACGTGCGCGTATCCGCGGATCCCCTGCTCCGGTCCCGCGATCCGCGTCCATGTCTTCCCGAAATCGGTCGTGCGGTACGCGAACGGGCGGATGTCGCCGACCGTGTGGAAGTCGAACGTCGCGTAGGCCGTCCCCGGCTGGAACCGCGAGGCCTCCACCCACGTCACCCACGGCGCCGGCGGCAGTCCCTTCACGTTTCCGACGACGTTCGTCCACCCCTTTCCGCCGTCCCGCGTCAACTGCAGGTTACCGTCGGAGGTGCCGACCCACAGCACGTTCGCGTCCTTCGGGGACTCGGAGACCGAGTAGATCGTCGTGAACTCCTCGGCCGCGGAGTTGTCGACGGTGATTCCACCCGAGAGCTCCTGCTTCTGCTTCTCCGGATCGTGCGTCGTGAGATCGGGAGAGATCCGGTCCCAGGTCAGGCCGTGGTCGCGCGAACGGAAGAGGTACTGCGCGCCGAGGTAGATCGTTCCCTTTTCGTTGGGCGACGGATAGATCGGCGCGTTCCAGTTGAAGTGCAGCTTCTGCTTGTATCCCGCCTTCGGCTGGATGTCGCGCTGCGTGCCGGTCCGCCGGTCGTACCGCGTGATGTGCCCGCCCTGGGCCTCCGAGTACACCGCGTCCGGGTCCGACGGATCCGGGATCGTCCAGAATCCGTCGCCGTTCGGGATCGGCGTCCACCGGGAGTTGGAGATTCCGCCGGGATGCGCCGAGTCCCCGAACCACGAGCTGTTGTCCTGGATTCCGCCGTACACCTGGTACGGATCGCGGTCGTCGAGCGCCACGTGGTAGAACTGGGAGACCGGCAGGTTCATCGAATGCCGCCAGCGGTTGCCGCCGTCCTCCGAGATCCACAGCCCGCCGTCGTCCCCCGCGATCGCGTGCTTGACGTTGTCGGGATCGATCCAGATCTCGTGCCAGTCGCCGTGGCCTCCCCCTCCCGTGTAGGAGAAGCTCTTTCCGCCGTCCTCGCTGACGGTGATCGAGCCGCCCGGCTTGAAGACGTGATCGGCGTTGGTGGGGTCGACGACGAGGCGGCCGAAGTAGAAGGGCCGCCAGATCATGCTCTGGCCGTGGTCGCGCGCTTCCCACGTCTTTCCGCCGTCGCCGGACCAGTACAGCGCGGAATGGACCGACTCGATCAGCGCGTACACGATCTGAGGATTCGAGGGCGCGATGACCGTTTCGACGCGCCCCCACGGTTTGCCGGGCAGCCCCGCGTTCGTCCGGGACGTCATCTCCGTCCAGCTCTTCCCGCCGTCCTCCGAGCGGAAGAGGCCGCTGCCGCTCGGCGCATTCGGGCCATCGCCCCCGGATCGGAACGTCCAGCCCTTCCGGCGGAAGTCCCACATTCCCGCCATCAGCACGTCGGGGTTCTTCGGGTCCATGGTCACGGACGAACAGCCCGTCGAGAGATTCGCTCCCTTGAGGACGAGGCTCCAGTTCTTTCCGCCGTCGTTCGTCTTGTAGAGACCCCGGTCGGCGCTGTCGCTCCACAGCTTTCCCGGGACGCACGCATAGACCGTGTCGCTCCGCTTCGGGTCGACGAGCACGCGCACGATGTGCTCGGAGTTCGGCAGGCCCATGTTCGTCCACGTTTCGCCCCCGTCGGTGGACTTGTAGATCCCGTCGCCGACCGAGACGGAGTTGCGCATCCAGGATTCGCCGGTTCCCACCCAGACCGTTTTCGGGTGGGACGGGTCGATCGTGATCGCGCCGATGGACTGGACCGGCTGCTTGTCGAAAACCGGTTTGAACGTCGTCCCGCCGTCGAATGAGCGCCAGACGCCGCCGCTCGCGGCGCCGACGTAGACCGTCGTCTTCCCTCCTTCGTTCCTCGCCGCGATCGCGGCGATCCGGCCGCTCATCGCCGCCGAACCGATGTTGCGCGCGCCGAGCCCCGAAACCGTGCCGGAGTCGAAGACCGGCGGCCTCGCCGCGGCGGGGGCCGGCGGAGCCGAAGCGGCGAGCGCCGGCGCTCCGGGAGCGGCCTTGATCGACAGGACGATCGGCGTTCCCGCCGGAGGGAACGTGAACAGCAAGTCCTCGACGTCGACGTTCGCCTCCGCGTGCTGGACGTCGTAGCGCTGCCGGCCTCCTCCTCCGGGCTGGCTCTGCTCGATCGAGAACGGAAACCAGGCGCCGTCGATCTGCCCGTAGCTCCCGAGGTCGCTGTCCGTGATCTGCTCGGCCCCGCGCACGCGCGTGATCGTCTCGGTGCGGATCTCGAGGAAATAGTCCGGGTCGAGATAGACGTATTCGGTATTGCCCCCCTTGAGGTTGACACGGAGTTTCAGGGCCGGCGTGCCGTCGATGTCCTCCGTGCCGAGGTACTCGACGGTGTGTCCCTTCTGCTTCCAGTCGACGAGCGGCCCTTCGATGTCGGCCTGCTCCGCGAGCTGCCGGTTTTCGTCGGCAGTGTGCTTCTGCGCATCGCGCCGCCCCTGGAACGGCTGGAGATTCCACCCTTCCTTGCCGTCGTACGCGTCGACGGCGGTCAGGCCCTGGAGCGTCACCTCCTGCCGGATCATGCCGGGCCTCTTCTGGACCTGCCCGAAGACCGCCTCGATCTGGTTGTCGCCGAACGCGAACGTCACCTTCCCGGTGAGGCGAAGAGAATGAATCGCCTTCAGCTTCTCTTCGCCGCCGCGGGCCGCGACGTTCTTCGCGACGATCTCGTCGACCGTCAGCGGCGACGGGGCGGCCGCCCGGACGCCGGGCAACGCCGACCCCAGCAGGAGGAGAGCGATCGGGAAACGAAGCGAGAACCGCATGGAGAACCTCCGAAAGTCAATGAACCGGTCGCGCGGACGCGCGAGCCCGAGAGCCCGCCTCCGCGCCATTTCGGCGCCCGGAGAACGATGTGGGTCGAAGATGCACCTTCCCGAACTACGGAGTCAAACGATAAAGGTTTCCCCGGCGCCGGCCGCTCGCCGTAGACTGCCGCCCGCGTGAAGAAACGGAAGCCGCCGAGCCGGCGAAGCTCGTCCGGCGCCGACGGCGACCTGAGAGCGGACTCCCGCGCGCTGAGGACCTTCGCTCTCCGCTTTCCGGGCGCGACCGAGGATTTCCCATGGGGCGAGCGCGTCGTGAAAGCCGGCGGGAAAGTCTTCGTGTTCCTCGGCCTCGACCCCGTCCGCGGCGGCCCGCTGGCCCTCTCGGTCAAGCTGCCGCAGTCGGCGGAAGAGGCGCGGGACCTGCCGTTCGTCCGGCCCACGGGATACGGCCTCGGGAAAGCCGGATGGGTCACCGCGACGTTCGAGCCGCCGGCACGCGCCCCGATCGGTCTCCTCGAGGCCTGGATCGCCGAGAGCTATCGCGCGGTCGCGCCGAAGAAGCTCGTCGCCGTTCTCGACGACGCCCGGCGGCCATCGCGGACGAACTGAGATCCGCCCCAGGGACCCGCGGTCACTCGCCGAGCCGGCGAAGCTCCTTCCTCGCTTCCGTGTGGTCGGGGTCGAGCCGGAGTGCATCGCGAAGCGCCGTCACCGCTTCCGCGCGGCGGCCGACCTTCTCGTAGAGCACCCCGAGCGTCCACTGCGCGTCGGCCCACGTCGGGGCATCGGGCGGCGGAGGGGATGCGAGATACCGCTTCAGGTGCTCGATCCCCTCCTCGAGCCCGCTGCCCGAGAGCCGGGCGATCGCGCCGAGCTGGAAATGCGCGATGGGGCCGACGTCCGGATCCTCCGAGAGGGCGAGCCACGTCCGCCGCGCCTCCTCGAAGCGCCCCTGGTCGACGAGCAGCGCGCCGAGCCCGGCGCGCGCCTCCGAGTTCCGGGGATCGGCCTCGAGGGCGGACCGGTACTCGGCTTCGGCGCGGGAGAGCTCCTTCTCGCGCGTGAAGAGCACGCCGAGGGCGACGTGGCCGCGCGCCGGATCGAGCCTCGCGATCGCCTCCGCCTGCTCGCGCGCCCGCCCGGTCCCGCCGCCGGCGATTCCGGGAGCCTCGAGGTAATACGTGAACAGGGCGAGCCGCGCTTCGACGTCCTCGGGGGCGAGCGCGACCGCCTTTTCGAACGCCTCGCGGCACTTCTTCGCGAGGCGGTATCGCGAAAGGAGAGGGGCGGTGCGGGCGCGCATGCCGTAGGCTTCCCCGACGACGCGCCAGAGCGCCGCGTCGCCGGGAGCGTCGACCAGAGCGGCCTCGGCGATCGCCGAGGCGCCGTCGGCGTCGCCGGCGCGGATCCGGGCCTCCGCGCGGTCGGCGGGGGAAAGCGTATCGGCCGGCGGAGCGGCCGCCCGGACCGCCGGCGCGGCCGCCGCCGCCAGGACCAGAAGGGAAACGGCCGAGAACCTCATGCCCGCCTCCGGCGATTGTTCGGAACGGAACGATTCTATCGCGGGACCGGAAGACGGGGAGCCCGGTGCCTCGCCGGAGAGGCGCCGCTCCTCGCGGCGGATGGCGTCGGCGCCGCCCTCGGGGCCGCCCGGCGCGCCTGCCGGCGGCCGCGATCCGCGAGGCGTGACGCCCGGAGTATCCTTCCGGGCGCATGTTCCTCGG is a window of Thermoanaerobaculia bacterium DNA encoding:
- a CDS encoding APC family permease, producing MPLEKTLRTRDLVLFNVAAIVGMRWVALAAHSGPSSIGLWVLAAFAFFVPQGLCVTALCSAIPEEGGLYVWAREAFGPRQGFVAGWLYWTSNILYFPTLTLSTVVFALYVFNLRFAALENSRAYTAGASLVLLAVALAFNIVGLNTGKWVQNVGGLAQWIPSAVLLAVGVVALATAGSATPIPARSLFPSLARKDTIIFFAQICFGFAGLELAPMMAGEVRDPKRTFPRAIWISGLTIAACYILGTLSMLWALPSEKVSIIAGVNQAIAQAGAAHGLRWIGPPVALLMTLAGLGGLGAWLVGTARLLFVGGLDRYLPPVFGRTHPRWKTPYVALLVQAGLSALFILAATQGSTVHTAYLILVDATLIVYFIPYLYMFAAAIRLRRTIRSAAGAIPVPGGDAGSWVVNGIGFATTLLAILLALVPPSDEAGKTAFFLKVFGGSFGFVVAGFVFYAWAERRRTAAGAGPGTGSA
- a CDS encoding MmcQ/YjbR family DNA-binding protein yields the protein MKKRKPPSRRSSSGADGDLRADSRALRTFALRFPGATEDFPWGERVVKAGGKVFVFLGLDPVRGGPLALSVKLPQSAEEARDLPFVRPTGYGLGKAGWVTATFEPPARAPIGLLEAWIAESYRAVAPKKLVAVLDDARRPSRTN
- the pruA gene encoding L-glutamate gamma-semialdehyde dehydrogenase, whose protein sequence is MFSEFRNEPLTDFTAEANRRAFADALERVRGRLPLEGRLFVGGRWTSGAATFESRNPSRKDDVIGRFAKGTRADALRAVDAAFDAFAAWRNTPSDDRSRLLVRIAAILRNRKHEFSAMMSLEAGKTWPEADGDTAEAIDFCEFYAREMHRLSEPQPLTPVPGERGTLEFLPLGVGAIIPPWNFPLAILAGMTTAAIVSGNTVVLKPASDTAGIATMFVEAAIEAGVPAGVLNFVTGPGAEVGDALVESPKVRFIAFTGSKTVGLEINEKAAKVPKGQIWIKRAILEMGGKDFILVDETADLDSAAAGVVASAFGFQGQKCSACSRLIVVDSVHDELVAKVVEKTKALKLGPADDPASSVGPVINAGAQRKILEYVEAGKKEGKLLAGGGAGPDSGFYVQPTVIDDVSRDAKIAREEIFGPVLAILRARDFDEGVALANDTEYGLTGALYSRDPARIARGKRDLFCGNLYVNRKCTGALVGAHPFGGFNMSGTDSKAGGREYLYLFTQAKAIAEKISETAPATSGEKSKGF
- a CDS encoding tetratricopeptide repeat protein, which codes for AFLWDTGRIDPGNRAMEEALAKFPDVAELHASYGEHLAIQGRFETAARELERARSLGAGSADLLIALGNAHWSAGDLDRARERLTEAAEAEPPSSAAQLALGRFLLWTGRPDEAVVHLENAARDEPEAESRQMLLGRALAAAGRLAEAESRFRRAAALSKSSAPHVALAQTLAREGKKEDAQREAEVAKRLYDAERADELARGSHHVQMNLAWEELEHGQPARALRRFEAMPDAPDVLEGRGAALSRLGRHREAIQVLERASAEDPADARIRARLSREYAERGRR
- a CDS encoding sialidase, which translates into the protein MRFSLRFPIALLLLGSALPGVRAAAPSPLTVDEIVAKNVAARGGEEKLKAIHSLRLTGKVTFAFGDNQIEAVFGQVQKRPGMIRQEVTLQGLTAVDAYDGKEGWNLQPFQGRRDAQKHTADENRQLAEQADIEGPLVDWKQKGHTVEYLGTEDIDGTPALKLRVNLKGGNTEYVYLDPDYFLEIRTETITRVRGAEQITDSDLGSYGQIDGAWFPFSIEQSQPGGGGRQRYDVQHAEANVDVEDLLFTFPPAGTPIVLSIKAAPGAPALAASAPPAPAAARPPVFDSGTVSGLGARNIGSAAMSGRIAAIAARNEGGKTTVYVGAASGGVWRSFDGGTTFKPVFDKQPVQSIGAITIDPSHPKTVWVGTGESWMRNSVSVGDGIYKSTDGGETWTNMGLPNSEHIVRVLVDPKRSDTVYACVPGKLWSDSADRGLYKTNDGGKNWSLVLKGANLSTGCSSVTMDPKNPDVLMAGMWDFRRKGWTFRSGGDGPNAPSGSGLFRSEDGGKSWTEMTSRTNAGLPGKPWGRVETVIAPSNPQIVYALIESVHSALYWSGDGGKTWEARDHGQSMIWRPFYFGRLVVDPTNADHVFKPGGSITVSEDGGKSFSYTGGGGHGDWHEIWIDPDNVKHAIAGDDGGLWISEDGGNRWRHSMNLPVSQFYHVALDDRDPYQVYGGIQDNSSWFGDSAHPGGISNSRWTPIPNGDGFWTIPDPSDPDAVYSEAQGGHITRYDRRTGTQRDIQPKAGYKQKLHFNWNAPIYPSPNEKGTIYLGAQYLFRSRDHGLTWDRISPDLTTHDPEKQKQELSGGITVDNSAAEEFTTIYSVSESPKDANVLWVGTSDGNLQLTRDGGKGWTNVVGNVKGLPPAPWVTWVEASRFQPGTAYATFDFHTVGDIRPFAYRTTDFGKTWTRIAGPEQGIRGYAHVIKEDTVKPSLLFLGTEFGLWISVDGGATWAQFKGGDFPDVAVRDLQIHPRDNDLVLATHGRGIWIVDDITPLRSLAADTLGRNAAFLPGRVVQQRMPSNGGWVEGDATFVGPNPTGGAVITYYQRTRHLFGPIKLEILDADGKVIDSIAASKRRGINRVFWSMQVPPPRVPRAAQLAFNSSLGPRVPPGTYTARLTKGGETIEQKFEVAVDRRAPYGPAERKEQFDAVMKAHALFGEMSALNDRIDGARAGVLRAAKGLPDTDALKKRLDAAAGRLDEIKKEIVATKEGGAITGEERIREHLDEVYGALMSWEGKPAAYQVERVEALRRELADVAKEVDAVSKSDLDPINAELGKRKLPPIPTGEAPPGK
- a CDS encoding CRTAC1 family protein → MILALAALAAAVPAAASPAPSASAGCPITLTDVARKSGIDFRHERGATPQRRLPETMGSGVAWLDYDADGWMDLYVVQSGPFPPTGSAAAGDRLYRNNHDGTFTDVTQKAGLRDTAYGMGAAAADYDNDGFPDLYVTNFGANILYHNNGDGTFTDVTARAGVAASGWSTSAAWADVDGDGFLDLFVARYVDYSVEKDYFCGNVAAGVRDYCHPSVYPPASGILYRNNGNGTFTDVTKEAGVGAPGKELAVGFLDFDLDGKPDLFVANDTVGNFLFHNLGHGKFEDVSLTSGTAFSLEGKPQGGMGVGAADFDGDGLPDLVVTYFDFELNGYYHNLGSGVFEDLTVPSGFGGPSLNFLAFGIGVLDLDDRGVLDAYIANGHLQDPTRRENTTYAERDFLMWNDGHGRFHEQGCGPAFDQAFVGRGVAVADYDNDGDPDVAVSNSGGPLQLLRNDGTHGRWAGVVLVGTRSNRQGIGARLTAELPSGRKLTRWVQSGDSYLSSSDPRVLFGLGGEASIRSLTIDWPSGTVQRVGPVAAGQYTKITEPRTP